One part of the Patescibacteria group bacterium genome encodes these proteins:
- a CDS encoding ScpA family protein, which produces MIDFSTEKFQGPLGLLLQLIEKEELDITEINLAKIADQYVEHLQKASDIDPEEMADFLVLAAKLMFIKSRALLPYLASQEDEAEINDLKDQLRMYQEFIKASEKIANIIAQNNFLYTPDWSKNKKRLSLPDFLPPRNLQAEDLRIEILKIIKRLELTETKLPEASLESKVSIEDIIGAVRLALSKEIKFSFNSLISRARNKTEVIVSFLAVLELAKQRELLFEQVELFSEIHLIKNN; this is translated from the coding sequence ATGATCGATTTTTCTACTGAAAAATTCCAGGGACCGCTCGGCTTACTCTTGCAGTTAATCGAGAAGGAAGAATTGGATATCACGGAAATAAATCTAGCCAAGATCGCGGACCAGTATGTCGAGCATCTGCAGAAGGCAAGCGATATCGATCCTGAAGAAATGGCTGATTTTTTAGTCTTAGCGGCTAAGCTGATGTTTATCAAATCGCGCGCTCTTTTGCCCTATCTAGCTAGCCAGGAGGATGAGGCTGAAATTAATGACCTTAAGGATCAGTTGCGGATGTATCAGGAATTTATCAAGGCGAGCGAGAAGATCGCCAATATTATCGCCCAGAACAATTTCCTTTATACGCCTGATTGGTCGAAAAATAAGAAGCGCTTGAGCTTACCAGATTTCTTGCCGCCCAGGAATTTGCAGGCGGAAGATTTACGAATTGAAATCTTGAAAATTATTAAGCGCTTAGAGCTGACTGAGACGAAATTGCCGGAGGCCAGTTTGGAAAGCAAAGTCAGTATCGAAGATATTATCGGTGCGGTTCGCTTAGCTTTGAGTAAAGAAATCAAGTTTAGCTTCAACAGCCTGATCTCCCGCGCTCGGAATAAGACCGAAGTGATCGTCAGTTTCTTAGCAGTTCTGGAATTAGCCAAACAGAGAGAGCTTCTCTTCGAGCAGGTCGAGCTATTTAGCGAGATTCATTTAATTAAGAATAATTAA